GTCCTGGCGTGAGCGGTCCCGTCCGACTCGCGGTGGATGTCGACCGGTGCATCGGCATCGGTCAGTGCGAGTTGCTGGAGCCCGAGGTATTCAGGCTGGACGATGAGACGGCGATCTCCCGGGTGGTCGACGGGGCGACCCTGGGACGGGAGCGGGCGGCCGAGGTGGTCGAACGGTGTCCCAGCATGGCCATCTCGATCCTCGAGGACTGAGGGCCAGCAGGGGTTCCACGCGGGCGTCAAGGGGATCGACAACCTATTGAATACCGTATACGGTGTTTACATGTGCGGATTGCCACATGAGTCCCTGGCGGGAAACCCGGGACGGCGGCGGTGATCGGCGAAGACCGTTTCGGCCAGGTTGTCACCGCCGCCCGCCCGGCCTCGGTTGACGTCTGGGATGCGGCAGTCGGCGAGGTCCTGGACTTTCGTGGTGACCCAATCGATCGACTACACGAGCTGACGGCGACCGACGACGCCTTCGTAATGGGCCTGGTGATGACGACGGCAGGCTCGGTTCTCGGCGGTGACGACCCGCTGTCGGAGGCCCTGCAGACCGATCTGGCAGCGCTCGAAGCCCGATGCGCCCGTGCCACAGAACGGGAACGGAGCCATGAGGAGGCCGTCGCCACGCTGGTCGACGGGAACTTCACCGTGGCAGCCGCACGGTGGGAGGCCATCGGTGCCCGCCACCCGCACGACGTGGTGGCGACCAGGATGGCCCACGACGTCTACCTGCACGTGGGTGACGACGCCCGGAGGCTCCAGGCCTCGACGGCGGTGATCGGCCGCCTCCGTCCGGGTGACCCGGGCTATGGGGTGGCCGCCGGCCAGCACGCCTTCGCGCTCGAGGAGTCAGGCCACTACGACGAGGCCGAGCGGTTCGGCCACCTCGCCCTGGAGGTGGATCCGGTCGACATCTGGGCGCTGCACGCCCTGGCCCACGTGTACGAGATGCAGGACCGCCATGCCGAGGCCATCGGACACCTGCGGAGCACCCGGACTGACTGGGAGGAACGGGACCACCTGGCCCTCCATCTCCTCTGGCACCTGGTGCTGCGGCTCATGTCGGCCGGAGAGTTCGACGAGTGCCTGGACGTCTTCGACGAGCGGATCCCCGGGACCGACAGGGCGTTCGGCCTAACCGACCTCACGTCGATGCTGTGGCGCCTGGAACTGGCCGGCTGCGACGTCGGTGACCGGTGGCCGACGTTGGCCGCGAGGTGGCGTGACCACGACCAGCTCCACACCACGGGCTTCCTTGACATCCACGCCGCCCTCGCATTCGCGACCTGTCCGGACGACCCGGGGGCAGGGCGCTACTGGGCCGGCCTGGACGCCTGCCACAGGGGTGGCGCATCGGAGAACGACGAGACGTTCGACCTGGTGGTCCGGCCGGTGGCATCGGCCATCCGTGCCTACCGGGCGGGCCGGTACGACGAGGTAGCAGGGGACATCGACCGGCTGTCGTCGGTCACCCACCGACTCGGTGGCAGCATCGTGCAGCGGGACCTCCTCGCCATGACCGCCCGCGAGGCGGCACGGAGGAGCGATCGGCAGCCACGGCCGTTCGAGGAGGCCCGTCCATGACTGGGACCGTGACCAACCGACTGGACCTCGCCGATCCGGCGACCTACGACCACGGAATCCCCCATGACGAGTTCCGCCGTCTCCGCGGTGAGCCCGGCCTCGTCTGGAACCCTTCCGGACCCTGGGGGTCGGGCTTCTGGTCGGTCACCCGATTGGACGACCTGGTGGCCGTGTCACGGGATCCGGCCACGTTCTCCTCCGAGCTGGGCCACATCCAGATCTACGACGTGGACGAGGACGTCCGTTCCGTCAGAGCGTCGATGATCGACCTGGACCCTCCGGTGCACACCCGGCTCCGTCGTCTCGTCAGCTCTGCGTTCACCCCCCGCCACGTACAGGGCTATGTCGACGACGTACGTGGTCGGGTTCGGCGCCAGATGGACCGGTTCGTGGAGGCAGGCGGGGGCGACTGGGTCTCGACGGTGGCCGCTCCGATACCGATCGGGGTCATCTGCGCCCTCATGGGCATCCCCGAGGAGGACCACGACCTCATGATCGAGATGACCGATCACCTGGTCGAGGGCACCTCGTCGGCCGAGCTGGACCCCGGTGCCTACGGAAACACGCGACCCCTGCGGGAGCTGCCGTTCAACAGCCCGGCGGCACACGGGGTGGAGGAGTACGCGCGGCGCGCCCGCCGCCAGCGGCTGGACCATCCGACCGGTGACCTCCTGTCAGAGTTGGCGACTGCGGAGGTGGGTGGCGAGCGGCTCAGCGAGACCGAATTCGCCCGCTTCTTCCAACTCATGATCTTCGCCGGCAACGAGACGACCCGGTCGGCCATGTCCCACCTGGGCATCCACCTGGTCGAACACGCCGACCAGTTCGACCGGGTCCGTTCCGATCCGGACCTGCTGGACACGGCAGCGGAGGAGGTGGTGCGCCACGCCTCACCGATCCTCTACTTCCGGCGGACGGCGACGGCTGACACCACGCTGGCCGGGACCGATGTGGCGGCGGGAGAGAAGGTCGTCATGTGGTACGCCAGCGCCAACTTCGACGAGGTCCACTTCGACGATCCACAGGCCTTCGACGTGGGGCGCCCGAAGGTGCCGGGCCACGTGGCGTTCGGCGGCGGCGGCGCCCACTTCTGCCTTGGTGCCTCGTTGGCCCGCATCGAGATCTCGGCCCTGGTCGCCGACGTCCTGGCCCGTGACCTGAGCCTCGAGCAGGTGGGAGCGCCGGAACTGGTCTCATCCAACTTCGTGAACGGCGTAGAGCGCCTCGAGATGAAGGTGGCGGGCCCCAGATGACCCGACCGCTGGAGGGCCTGCGGGTGGTGGACGCCGCGACCATCCTGGCGGGCCCGTTCGCCGCCTCGATCCTGGGTGAGTTCGGGGCCGACGTGGTAAAGGTGGAACAGCCCGGCGTTGGGGATCCGATGCGGCGCCTCGGGACCGAGGCACCGGACGGCGACACCTGGTGGTGGTTGAGCGACACCCGCAACAAGGTCAGCGTCGAGATCGACCTGCGGACCGCCGAGGGTGCCGGACGATTCCGATCGCTCGTGGCATCGGCCGACGTGCTGGTCGAGAACTTCCGCACAGGAACCATGGAGGCCTGGGGCATCGGGTTCGAGTCACTCCGGGAACGGAACCCCGGCCTGATCCAGCTTTCGGTCAGCGGCTACGGCCGGATCGGGCCCCTGGCCGCCACCGCGGGCGTGGCCCGGATCGCCGAGGCCTTCACCGGCATGACACACCTGACAGGCGATCCGGACGGGTCGCCGGGGCTCTCGGGATCCTCGGGCCTGGCCGACTACCTGGCCGGCATCTACGGCGCCCTCGGCGTGCTCCTGGCTGCTCGGTCCCGCGACGAGACCGGCCGCGGCCAGTTGGTGGACGTCGCCCTGTACGACGGCGTGGCCCGCATCCTCGACGAACTGTTGCCGGTGTTCGCGGCGACCGGCATGGGCAGGGAACGCATGGGCCCGGAGACCCACCGGTCGGTCCCCCACAGCAACTACCGGGCCGCCGACGGTCGGTGGCTGACCATCGCCTGCACCAACGACCGGATGTTCGGACACC
This region of Acidimicrobiales bacterium genomic DNA includes:
- a CDS encoding ferredoxin, whose amino-acid sequence is MSGPVRLAVDVDRCIGIGQCELLEPEVFRLDDETAISRVVDGATLGRERAAEVVERCPSMAISILED
- a CDS encoding CoA transferase, with product MTRPLEGLRVVDAATILAGPFAASILGEFGADVVKVEQPGVGDPMRRLGTEAPDGDTWWWLSDTRNKVSVEIDLRTAEGAGRFRSLVASADVLVENFRTGTMEAWGIGFESLRERNPGLIQLSVSGYGRIGPLAATAGVARIAEAFTGMTHLTGDPDGSPGLSGSSGLADYLAGIYGALGVLLAARSRDETGRGQLVDVALYDGVARILDELLPVFAATGMGRERMGPETHRSVPHSNYRAADGRWLTIACTNDRMFGHLAAVMGRSDLLDDDRYATNQARIARRDEVNVLVGDWVAGLEAGAVVDLCEAAAVPCGLVRTVDQYLDHPQVAARDSVVTIDHPAVGPVTVPGVVPRLVDTPGWIETLGAVLGGASVDEIIERWSGVRTDDLTTGENA
- a CDS encoding cytochrome P450; this encodes MTGTVTNRLDLADPATYDHGIPHDEFRRLRGEPGLVWNPSGPWGSGFWSVTRLDDLVAVSRDPATFSSELGHIQIYDVDEDVRSVRASMIDLDPPVHTRLRRLVSSAFTPRHVQGYVDDVRGRVRRQMDRFVEAGGGDWVSTVAAPIPIGVICALMGIPEEDHDLMIEMTDHLVEGTSSAELDPGAYGNTRPLRELPFNSPAAHGVEEYARRARRQRLDHPTGDLLSELATAEVGGERLSETEFARFFQLMIFAGNETTRSAMSHLGIHLVEHADQFDRVRSDPDLLDTAAEEVVRHASPILYFRRTATADTTLAGTDVAAGEKVVMWYASANFDEVHFDDPQAFDVGRPKVPGHVAFGGGGAHFCLGASLARIEISALVADVLARDLSLEQVGAPELVSSNFVNGVERLEMKVAGPR